Proteins from a genomic interval of Kitasatospora herbaricolor:
- a CDS encoding ricin-type beta-trefoil lectin domain protein: MPAPAPLDPPGDAPPARTGPPGGPRRRALRRLRAVGLAAALMLAVPQAAGAAPPAAAPPGATRAPAAVVLPVPAVGPAATGTITVDGASGGRVFDGIGAASGGGGNSRLLYDYPEPQRSEILDLLFEPGYGASLQILKVEVGGDTNSTDGAEPSAEHTATDVDWNRGYEWWLMEQAKARNPDIRLYALAWGAPGWIGSSWSTAMIDYYVRWIEHARSDHGLTIDFVGGWNEHQDVDKAWYQEFHAALAAHGLPTRIVGADDGGADWTVADKTAADPAFAAAVDVIGIHYPCGYLTAQTDCRPPNGNALAGGKPVWASESGSHDHQDGVALIRGTNRAYLDARMTSYINWPLVAAVHQSLPFSTDGLLLANQPWSGNYTVGRNLWATAHTTRFTRAGWQYLDTGSGYLGGDRANGSHVSLKSPDGSAWTTVVETTTATSARSTGFRVRGGLPDAKVHVWASKLDSTDPAQWMTRQPDLSPTAGAFSLTLQPGYAYTLTSTEPDALGSPSPVPARHAMPLPYTDDFERYPAGREARYLSDMQGAFETAPCAGGRPGSCLRQAAPTRPIEWSRADCEPFALIGDPGWGDYTVSLDALLPQGGGVELLGRATRQSKGAPGHQAGYYLRVSDTGAWSVTRNSATDAEAVATLLSGTTAPPGSTSWHTVSLGFQGSTITAALDGAVLGTVADSTYSVGLAGLGTTGYQPAQFDDLAVTGSGAGDTSTLVGVGSDRCADAAALGSADGTAVQLWTCNGGANQRVTLAPDAALTVYGKCLVPAGRGAAAGTPVVLGACNGGADQRWTLNGDGTIVGARSGLCLSVAGARRDDGAPLELGVCTGDDSRHWTRV, encoded by the coding sequence GTGCCAGCACCCGCACCCCTGGATCCGCCCGGTGACGCTCCCCCGGCCCGGACGGGTCCGCCCGGCGGCCCGCGTCGGCGTGCCCTGCGCCGGCTGCGCGCCGTCGGCCTGGCCGCCGCGCTCATGCTGGCCGTCCCCCAGGCCGCCGGCGCCGCGCCACCCGCCGCCGCACCGCCCGGCGCCACCCGGGCCCCGGCCGCGGTGGTGCTCCCCGTACCGGCGGTGGGCCCGGCGGCCACCGGCACGATCACCGTCGACGGGGCCTCCGGCGGCCGGGTCTTCGACGGCATCGGCGCGGCCAGCGGCGGCGGCGGCAACAGCCGGCTGCTGTACGACTACCCGGAGCCGCAGCGCTCCGAGATCCTCGACCTCCTCTTCGAACCCGGCTACGGCGCGAGCCTGCAGATCCTCAAGGTCGAGGTGGGCGGGGACACCAACTCCACGGACGGGGCCGAGCCCAGCGCCGAGCACACCGCCACCGACGTCGACTGGAACCGCGGCTACGAGTGGTGGCTGATGGAGCAGGCCAAGGCCCGCAACCCCGACATCCGGCTCTACGCCCTGGCCTGGGGCGCCCCGGGCTGGATCGGCTCCTCCTGGTCCACCGCGATGATCGACTACTACGTCCGGTGGATCGAGCACGCCCGCAGCGACCACGGCCTGACCATCGACTTCGTCGGCGGCTGGAACGAGCACCAGGACGTCGACAAGGCCTGGTACCAGGAGTTCCACGCCGCCCTCGCCGCGCACGGCCTGCCCACCAGGATCGTCGGCGCCGACGACGGCGGAGCCGACTGGACGGTGGCCGACAAGACGGCCGCCGACCCCGCGTTCGCCGCGGCCGTCGACGTCATCGGCATCCACTACCCCTGCGGGTACCTGACCGCCCAGACCGACTGCCGGCCCCCGAACGGCAACGCCCTGGCCGGCGGAAAGCCGGTCTGGGCGAGCGAGAGCGGGTCGCACGACCACCAGGACGGCGTGGCGCTGATCCGCGGCACGAACCGCGCCTACCTCGACGCCAGGATGACCTCGTACATCAACTGGCCGCTGGTCGCCGCCGTCCACCAGAGCCTGCCGTTCTCCACCGACGGGCTCCTGCTGGCCAACCAGCCCTGGTCGGGCAACTACACCGTCGGCCGCAACCTCTGGGCCACCGCGCACACCACCCGCTTCACCCGGGCCGGCTGGCAGTACCTGGACACCGGCAGCGGATACCTCGGCGGCGACCGGGCGAACGGCAGCCACGTCTCGCTGAAGTCCCCCGACGGCAGCGCCTGGACGACCGTGGTGGAGACGACCACCGCCACCTCCGCCCGGAGCACCGGGTTCCGGGTTCGCGGCGGCCTGCCCGACGCCAAGGTGCACGTCTGGGCCAGCAAACTCGACTCCACCGACCCCGCGCAGTGGATGACCCGGCAGCCCGACCTGTCCCCCACCGCCGGCGCCTTCTCCCTCACCCTGCAGCCCGGCTACGCCTACACCCTCACCAGCACCGAACCCGACGCCCTCGGCAGCCCCTCGCCCGTCCCGGCCCGGCACGCCATGCCGCTCCCCTACACCGACGACTTCGAGCGCTACCCGGCCGGCCGGGAGGCCCGCTACCTGTCGGACATGCAGGGCGCCTTCGAGACGGCACCGTGCGCCGGCGGCCGCCCGGGCAGTTGCCTGCGCCAGGCCGCGCCGACGCGGCCGATCGAGTGGTCCCGGGCCGACTGCGAACCGTTCGCCCTGATCGGCGACCCCGGCTGGGGCGACTACACCGTCAGCCTGGACGCCCTGCTCCCGCAGGGCGGCGGCGTCGAACTGCTGGGCCGCGCCACCCGCCAGTCCAAGGGCGCACCGGGCCACCAGGCCGGGTACTACCTGCGGGTCTCGGACACCGGCGCCTGGTCCGTCACACGCAACAGCGCCACCGACGCCGAGGCGGTGGCCACGCTCCTCAGCGGTACCACCGCCCCTCCCGGCAGCACGTCCTGGCACACCGTCAGCCTCGGCTTCCAGGGCAGTACGATCACCGCCGCCCTGGACGGCGCCGTCCTCGGCACCGTCGCCGACAGCACGTACTCCGTCGGCCTGGCGGGCCTCGGCACCACCGGGTACCAGCCCGCCCAGTTCGACGACCTGGCCGTCACCGGCAGCGGAGCGGGCGACACCTCCACACTGGTCGGCGTCGGGTCGGACCGGTGCGCGGACGCCGCAGCGCTCGGTAGCGCGGACGGCACCGCCGTCCAGCTCTGGACCTGCAACGGCGGCGCCAACCAGCGGGTCACCCTCGCCCCCGACGCCGCCCTCACCGTCTACGGCAAGTGCCTGGTACCGGCCGGCCGGGGCGCCGCGGCCGGCACACCGGTCGTCCTCGGGGCCTGCAACGGCGGCGCCGACCAGCGCTGGACCCTGAACGGGGACGGCACGATCGTCGGCGCCCGGTCCGGACTCTGCCTGAGCGTGGCCGGCGCCCGCAGGGACGACGGCGCGCCGCTGGAGCTGGGCGTCTGCACCGGCGACGACAGCCGGCACTGGACCAGGGTCTGA
- a CDS encoding phosphate ABC transporter ATP-binding protein, with protein MTSLDTTAVLPTVRAGAAGALDARAVSAWFGDRKVLEQVSLLMPAGQVTALIGPFGCGKSTFLRILNRMHELIPGATLAGEVLLDGADVYAPERRLTAARRDIGMVFQKPNPFPAMSIYDNVVAGLKLTGVRASRPEKDQLVEECLTKAGLWREVQDRLRQPGGALSGGQQQRLCIARSLAVRPKILLMDEPCSALDPTSTRRIEQTVRELVHEVTIVIVTHNMQQAQRVSDRCAFFLAEQGAPGGIVEHGPTEAMFGSPVDQRTSDYVNGRFG; from the coding sequence GTGACCAGCCTCGACACCACGGCCGTCCTGCCCACCGTCCGGGCCGGCGCGGCCGGGGCCCTCGACGCCCGGGCCGTCTCGGCCTGGTTCGGCGACCGCAAGGTCCTGGAACAGGTCTCGCTGCTGATGCCCGCCGGTCAGGTCACCGCGCTGATCGGCCCGTTCGGCTGCGGCAAGTCGACCTTCCTGCGGATCCTGAACCGGATGCACGAGCTGATCCCCGGCGCCACCCTGGCGGGCGAGGTGCTGCTGGACGGCGCCGACGTCTACGCCCCCGAACGCCGCCTCACCGCCGCCCGCCGGGACATCGGCATGGTCTTCCAGAAGCCCAACCCGTTCCCCGCGATGAGCATCTACGACAACGTGGTGGCAGGCCTCAAGCTCACCGGGGTCCGGGCGAGCCGCCCCGAGAAGGACCAGCTGGTCGAGGAGTGCCTGACCAAGGCGGGCCTGTGGCGCGAGGTCCAGGACCGGCTCCGCCAGCCCGGTGGCGCACTCTCCGGCGGCCAGCAGCAGCGGCTCTGCATCGCCCGCTCGCTCGCCGTACGCCCGAAGATCCTGCTGATGGACGAGCCCTGCTCGGCCCTCGACCCGACCTCCACGCGCCGGATCGAGCAGACCGTCCGCGAACTGGTCCACGAGGTGACCATCGTCATCGTCACCCACAACATGCAGCAGGCCCAACGGGTCTCCGACCGCTGCGCGTTCTTCCTGGCCGAGCAGGGCGCCCCCGGCGGCATCGTCGAACACGGCCCGACCGAGGCGATGTTCGGCAGCCCGGTGGACCAGCGCACCTCCGACTACGTCAACGGCCGCTTCGGCTGA
- a CDS encoding AurF N-oxygenase family protein yields the protein MTATTRRANNGPDAPDHAPARERTAQRLLASSAKLSFDPVKDIDWATGPEPGRYYCPPHRLSLYGTPQWERMTEEERIELSKHEVASIAAVGIWFEEILMQMLLRHAFDRDPTTAHVQYALTEIGDECRHSVMFARMITWMGVPAYRPARLAHELGRIFKAVSTHSQTFGGTMYVEEILDAFQREVMADETLQPLTRQVSRIHVIEESRHISYAREELQRGHLGPLRRRWEQLLIGLIVYFSTTSLINPRLYAAVGVSPAEGRRAARANPYWHTTKREMAAKTLAVLDRAGLVGGANRWLLRAAGVV from the coding sequence ATGACAGCCACCACCCGCCGGGCGAACAACGGGCCCGACGCTCCCGACCACGCCCCCGCCCGGGAACGGACGGCCCAACGCCTGCTCGCCTCCTCCGCGAAGCTCTCCTTCGACCCCGTCAAGGACATCGACTGGGCCACCGGACCGGAGCCCGGCCGCTACTACTGCCCTCCGCACCGGCTCTCCCTCTACGGCACCCCGCAGTGGGAGCGGATGACGGAGGAGGAGCGGATCGAGCTGAGCAAGCACGAGGTCGCCAGCATCGCCGCCGTGGGCATCTGGTTCGAGGAGATCCTGATGCAGATGCTGCTGCGCCACGCCTTCGACCGCGACCCCACCACCGCCCACGTCCAGTACGCCCTCACGGAGATCGGCGACGAGTGCCGGCACTCGGTGATGTTCGCCCGGATGATCACCTGGATGGGCGTGCCGGCGTACCGCCCGGCGCGGCTGGCGCACGAGCTGGGCCGGATCTTCAAGGCCGTCTCCACGCACAGCCAGACCTTCGGCGGCACGATGTACGTCGAGGAGATCCTGGACGCCTTCCAGCGCGAGGTGATGGCCGACGAGACGCTCCAGCCGCTGACCCGCCAGGTCTCCCGGATCCATGTGATCGAGGAGTCCCGGCACATCAGCTACGCCCGGGAGGAGTTGCAGCGCGGGCACCTCGGCCCGCTCCGGCGGCGCTGGGAGCAACTGCTCATCGGACTGATCGTCTACTTCTCCACCACCAGCCTGATCAACCCCCGCCTCTACGCCGCCGTCGGGGTGAGCCCCGCCGAGGGGCGCCGGGCGGCCCGGGCCAACCCGTACTGGCACACCACCAAGCGGGAGATGGCGGCGAAGACCCTGGCCGTGCTCGACCGGGCGGGGCTGGTCGGCGGTGCCAACCGGTGGCTGCTGCGCGCGGCCGGCGTGGTGTAG
- a CDS encoding PP2C family protein-serine/threonine phosphatase — MTATATPREAGSDPSALNARVFWPGLITVTLMVVLLAVTTSTAGRLSPLLIVLPALVAGLGSVRQTVIASAWAMTGIWASFVYEHPAHRGDVVAATVAALAFQALAVAACFWRTSRQRELDRLRSTLVTLQRQILRPLPVVTRQVMVDGLYSPVEEDRLVGGDIYEIVSSPYGTRVLIGDVQGKGLAAIGAGFAVLGAFREAAFREPTLTAVVDALEDAVVRHNAFAEENEEPSRFVTALALSIDGAVGVQVVNCGHLQPYLIDEDGSRSVPIAETAVPLGLAALADGPRTVGWFDLPPRTTLLLYTDGVTEARDPQGRFYPLEQRLPGLALLPPAELLTALRSDIDRFTAGARRDDIAALSLRRTPARWRPPGSLAGPDEHGGPGAHGEHGEHAGAAPDAP; from the coding sequence ATGACCGCAACAGCCACCCCCCGCGAGGCCGGGTCCGACCCCTCCGCGCTGAACGCCCGCGTGTTCTGGCCGGGACTGATCACGGTCACCCTGATGGTTGTCCTGCTCGCCGTGACCACCAGCACCGCGGGCCGGCTCTCGCCGCTGCTGATCGTGCTGCCGGCCCTGGTGGCCGGGCTGGGCAGCGTCCGCCAGACCGTCATCGCCTCGGCCTGGGCGATGACCGGCATCTGGGCGTCCTTCGTCTACGAGCACCCCGCGCACCGCGGTGACGTCGTCGCCGCGACCGTCGCCGCGCTGGCCTTCCAGGCCCTGGCCGTCGCCGCCTGCTTCTGGCGGACGTCCCGGCAGCGCGAGCTGGACCGGCTGCGCTCCACCCTGGTCACCCTCCAGCGGCAGATCCTGCGCCCGCTGCCGGTGGTCACCCGGCAGGTCATGGTGGACGGCCTCTACTCCCCCGTCGAGGAGGACCGCCTGGTCGGCGGGGACATCTACGAGATCGTCAGCTCGCCGTACGGCACCAGGGTCCTGATCGGCGACGTCCAGGGCAAGGGCCTGGCCGCCATCGGCGCCGGCTTCGCCGTCCTCGGCGCCTTCCGCGAGGCGGCGTTCCGCGAACCCACGCTCACCGCCGTGGTCGACGCCCTGGAGGACGCGGTGGTCCGTCACAACGCCTTCGCCGAGGAGAACGAGGAGCCGTCACGCTTCGTCACCGCGCTCGCCCTGAGCATCGACGGGGCGGTCGGCGTCCAGGTGGTCAACTGCGGCCACCTCCAGCCGTACCTGATCGACGAGGACGGAAGCCGGTCCGTCCCGATCGCGGAGACCGCCGTCCCGCTCGGCCTGGCCGCCCTGGCCGACGGCCCCCGCACCGTCGGCTGGTTCGACCTCCCGCCGCGGACCACCCTGCTGCTCTACACCGACGGCGTCACGGAGGCCCGCGACCCGCAGGGCCGGTTCTACCCCCTCGAGCAGCGGCTCCCCGGACTGGCCCTGCTGCCCCCGGCGGAGCTGCTCACCGCCCTGCGGAGCGACATCGACCGGTTCACCGCCGGCGCCCGGCGCGACGACATCGCCGCCCTGTCGCTGCGTCGCACGCCCGCCCGGTGGCGGCCCCCGGGCAGCCTGGCGGGGCCGGACGAGCACGGCGGACCCGGCGCTCACGGCGAGCACGGCGAGCACGCCGGAGCGGCCCCGGACGCGCCGTAG
- a CDS encoding GNAT family N-acetyltransferase: MNLPQPVIELDELTLRRFDGEADLPELFQVIEESLEHLRPWMPWIAEHSRASTAEFLARRAERWASGQDYTYAIVLDGAIVGACGLFRRDDTPETGREIGYWLHPAATGRGAATRATRALVEQAFRLPGVDYVEVVHDTGNHASGAVPARLGFTEHLRRPAERLAPADTGEDRIWRITRDQAKARAATEAG, encoded by the coding sequence ATGAACCTCCCGCAGCCGGTGATCGAACTGGACGAACTGACCCTGCGCCGCTTCGACGGCGAGGCAGACCTTCCGGAGCTCTTCCAGGTGATCGAGGAGTCACTGGAGCACCTGCGCCCGTGGATGCCCTGGATCGCCGAGCACAGCCGGGCCAGCACGGCCGAGTTCCTGGCGCGGCGCGCGGAACGCTGGGCGAGCGGCCAGGACTACACCTACGCGATCGTGCTGGACGGCGCGATCGTCGGCGCCTGCGGGCTGTTCCGGCGCGACGACACCCCGGAGACGGGCCGCGAGATCGGCTACTGGCTGCACCCCGCCGCCACCGGCCGTGGTGCGGCCACCCGGGCCACCCGCGCCCTGGTCGAACAGGCCTTCCGGTTGCCCGGCGTCGACTACGTGGAGGTCGTGCACGACACGGGCAACCACGCCAGCGGCGCCGTCCCGGCCCGGCTCGGCTTCACCGAACACCTCCGGCGCCCCGCCGAGCGCCTCGCCCCGGCCGACACCGGCGAGGACCGGATCTGGCGGATCACCCGCGATCAGGCGAAGGCCCGGGCGGCCACCGAGGCCGGTTGA
- a CDS encoding pyridoxal phosphate-dependent aminotransferase, whose product MTRLPDFRLETYFSRWEFTARHHLTASDAQTMTLADLLALADDEDRKAFENLSLGYTETFGDPGLREAIAAGYRQAGADDVICFAGAEEALYLAMNVLLGPGDHAVVLTPNYQAAETVPMALCEVTGVALDPARDWALDLDQVAAAIRPNTRVVSVNFPNNPTGKVIGADDFGALVRLCDERGVHLFSDEVYRGLERDRARTLPNAADLSERALSLNVTSKSLGLPGLRIGWITCRDRELRSRLERAKHYTTICNSAPSEVLARIALKASGTILGRNRALIAANLPLFDAFFGEFADLFEWRAPDGGCVAYPRYLGGEGVEEFCTRLVEEAGVLLLPAGIYRSELTPTPTDRFRIGVGRGNPQDGLEAFARWLRERR is encoded by the coding sequence GTGACCCGACTGCCCGACTTCCGGCTGGAAACCTACTTCTCCCGCTGGGAGTTCACCGCCCGCCACCACCTGACCGCCTCCGACGCGCAGACCATGACCCTGGCGGACCTGCTCGCACTGGCCGACGACGAGGACCGCAAGGCCTTCGAGAACCTGTCGCTCGGCTACACCGAGACCTTCGGAGACCCGGGCCTGCGCGAGGCGATCGCGGCCGGCTACCGGCAGGCCGGGGCCGACGACGTGATCTGCTTCGCGGGTGCCGAGGAGGCCCTCTACCTCGCGATGAACGTGCTGCTCGGGCCCGGCGACCACGCGGTGGTGCTGACCCCCAACTACCAGGCGGCCGAGACGGTGCCGATGGCGCTGTGCGAGGTCACCGGGGTGGCCCTCGACCCGGCACGGGACTGGGCGCTGGACCTGGACCAGGTCGCCGCGGCGATCCGGCCGAACACCCGGGTGGTCTCCGTCAACTTCCCCAACAACCCGACCGGAAAGGTCATCGGTGCCGACGACTTCGGCGCCCTGGTCCGGCTGTGCGACGAACGCGGCGTCCACCTGTTCAGCGACGAGGTCTACCGCGGCCTTGAGCGGGACCGGGCCCGCACCCTGCCGAACGCCGCTGACCTCTCGGAGCGCGCCCTCTCACTGAACGTGACCTCGAAGTCGCTCGGGCTCCCGGGCCTGCGGATCGGCTGGATCACCTGCCGCGACCGTGAACTGCGCTCCCGTCTGGAGCGGGCCAAGCACTACACCACGATCTGCAACTCCGCCCCGAGCGAGGTGCTGGCCCGGATCGCGCTGAAGGCGAGCGGGACGATCCTGGGGCGCAACCGGGCCCTGATCGCCGCCAACCTGCCGCTCTTCGACGCCTTCTTCGGCGAATTCGCCGACCTGTTCGAGTGGCGCGCCCCGGACGGCGGCTGCGTCGCCTACCCCCGCTACCTGGGCGGGGAGGGCGTCGAGGAGTTCTGCACCCGGCTGGTGGAGGAGGCCGGCGTCCTGCTGCTGCCGGCCGGCATCTACCGGTCCGAACTGACTCCCACCCCCACTGATCGCTTCCGGATCGGCGTGGGCCGCGGCAACCCGCAGGACGGACTGGAGGCCTTCGCCCGCTGGCTGCGCGAACGCCGGTGA
- a CDS encoding helix-turn-helix transcriptional regulator, producing MGDAELGKDPRVRMWAPVCQAVVLLLGPYAEVVLHDPATDRVLGIWNPMTARRRGDPSLLGELDALDPTKQDVYGPYEKVLADGRRLSSVSAVLRDAGGEPSAVLCINLDRTPLEEAAAVLAGFAAPTVQRPEPLFEQDWADRVQHTVGSYVRESGRPVERFGREDRLLVVGRLDEAGVFAVRRATPVVAAALKASRSTVYALLAEHRDRRTSS from the coding sequence ATGGGAGACGCAGAGCTGGGAAAGGACCCGCGCGTCCGGATGTGGGCCCCGGTGTGCCAGGCCGTGGTCCTGCTGCTCGGGCCGTACGCGGAGGTCGTCCTGCACGACCCGGCGACCGACCGGGTGCTAGGGATCTGGAACCCGATGACCGCCCGCCGGCGCGGTGATCCGTCCCTGCTGGGAGAGCTGGACGCGCTCGATCCGACGAAGCAGGACGTGTACGGCCCCTACGAGAAGGTGCTGGCGGACGGGCGGCGGCTGTCCTCGGTCAGCGCCGTCCTGCGCGACGCCGGCGGCGAGCCCTCGGCGGTGCTCTGCATCAACCTGGACCGCACCCCGCTGGAGGAGGCGGCCGCCGTTCTGGCGGGCTTCGCGGCCCCCACCGTGCAGCGGCCGGAGCCGCTGTTCGAACAGGACTGGGCCGACCGCGTCCAGCACACCGTCGGCAGCTACGTACGGGAGTCGGGGCGGCCGGTCGAGCGGTTCGGGCGCGAGGACCGCCTCCTCGTGGTGGGGCGGCTCGACGAGGCCGGGGTGTTCGCCGTGCGTCGTGCGACACCGGTGGTCGCCGCCGCCCTGAAGGCCTCCCGCTCGACCGTCTACGCCCTGCTCGCCGAACACCGCGACCGAAGGACCAGCTCGTGA
- a CDS encoding zinc-binding dehydrogenase — protein MDRTMRAVVLDGPGPVEQLRLTRLPLPEPPPGWVRIKVEAFGLNRSELHTRLGLAQGVTFPRVPGIEATGTVDTDPDGVLRPGQQVVTLMGGMGRTFDGGYAEYTVVPRAQVVPFRSELPWEVLGAVPETLQTAYGSLTVGLDLRAGQSLLIRGGTSALGLVAATLAKDLGATVLATTRAAGRVQALADHGVDHPVVDDGEVAARVRAILPGGVDAALELVGTPTLPDTLAATRVHGTVCFTGMLSNRWTVPDFYPIDYLPRGVRLTAYSGGAADLPARVLQRHLDRIEAGDLTPGPTHVYPLDAIRAAHEDLEHGRRFGKLVVRTG, from the coding sequence ATGGACAGGACGATGCGGGCCGTGGTGCTGGACGGGCCGGGGCCGGTGGAGCAGTTGCGGCTGACCCGGCTGCCGCTCCCGGAGCCGCCCCCGGGCTGGGTCCGGATCAAGGTCGAGGCGTTCGGGCTGAACCGCTCCGAGCTGCACACCCGGCTCGGCCTGGCCCAGGGGGTGACCTTCCCCCGGGTGCCCGGCATCGAGGCGACCGGGACGGTGGACACCGACCCTGACGGCGTGCTGCGCCCGGGGCAGCAGGTCGTGACGCTGATGGGCGGCATGGGCCGTACCTTCGACGGCGGCTACGCCGAGTACACGGTGGTGCCGCGCGCGCAGGTCGTGCCGTTCCGCTCCGAGCTGCCCTGGGAGGTCCTGGGGGCCGTCCCGGAGACCCTGCAGACCGCGTACGGGTCGCTGACCGTCGGGCTGGACCTGCGGGCCGGGCAGTCCCTGCTGATCCGCGGCGGCACCTCGGCGCTCGGCCTGGTGGCGGCCACCCTGGCCAAGGACCTCGGCGCCACCGTACTGGCCACCACCCGGGCCGCCGGACGGGTGCAGGCGCTGGCCGACCACGGCGTCGACCATCCGGTCGTGGACGACGGCGAGGTCGCCGCCCGGGTCCGGGCGATCCTGCCCGGCGGGGTGGACGCGGCGCTGGAGCTGGTCGGCACGCCGACCCTGCCGGACACCCTGGCGGCGACCCGGGTGCACGGCACGGTGTGCTTCACCGGGATGCTCTCCAACCGGTGGACGGTCCCTGACTTCTACCCCATCGACTACCTGCCCCGGGGCGTGCGGCTGACCGCCTACTCCGGCGGGGCCGCGGACCTGCCCGCCCGGGTGCTGCAGCGCCACCTGGACCGGATCGAGGCCGGTGACCTCACCCCGGGGCCCACCCACGTCTACCCGCTCGACGCCATCCGGGCCGCGCACGAGGACCTCGAACACGGCCGGCGGTTCGGGAAGCTGGTCGTCCGCACCGGCTGA
- a CDS encoding polyprenyl synthetase family protein, whose amino-acid sequence MQTVRTSERITEAVTAYLEPALREATARLSQPVRRMAEYHFGWIDADGRASVPVGFRRRPALVALLCAGSTREAWDAVRGAAVAGTLMSAAGTVHDDIGDQEMLRKGRPTLWTVFGVPAAVQVGVALHCLAFELLATDATAASCELGRQAAFAIRECCSGQIRDLDSEGSSRADLQGALDLLESTIALPTAGVAMVGAVVRGAPVAEVEAAKLFGYHAGMAMAFFDDWEGVWSSSRDRLEDPLADLRRRKTRAFVAVALQGEGPARDRLAAFYDDTSDPSLAELEQVAALIEECGGRAWLEDRIREHVGLAARALPGAVPDPVARAELAAFVSMITDELP is encoded by the coding sequence TTGCAGACCGTACGCACCTCGGAGCGGATCACCGAAGCGGTGACCGCCTACCTGGAACCCGCCCTGCGCGAGGCGACGGCCAGGCTCAGCCAGCCGGTCAGGCGGATGGCGGAGTACCACTTCGGCTGGATCGACGCGGACGGGCGGGCCTCGGTGCCCGTCGGGTTCCGCCGCCGGCCCGCGCTGGTCGCGCTGCTCTGCGCGGGGAGCACCCGTGAGGCCTGGGACGCGGTGCGCGGCGCCGCCGTGGCGGGCACCCTGATGTCCGCGGCGGGCACCGTGCACGACGACATCGGCGACCAGGAGATGCTCCGCAAGGGGCGGCCGACCCTGTGGACGGTCTTCGGGGTGCCCGCCGCCGTCCAGGTCGGTGTCGCGCTGCACTGCCTGGCCTTCGAACTGCTGGCGACCGACGCCACCGCGGCCTCCTGCGAGCTGGGCCGGCAGGCGGCCTTCGCGATCCGCGAGTGCTGCTCCGGGCAGATCCGCGACCTGGACTCCGAGGGCAGCTCGCGGGCCGACCTCCAGGGCGCGCTGGACCTGCTGGAGAGCACGATCGCGCTGCCCACGGCGGGGGTCGCGATGGTCGGCGCCGTGGTGCGCGGCGCCCCGGTGGCGGAGGTCGAGGCGGCGAAGCTGTTCGGCTACCACGCCGGCATGGCGATGGCCTTCTTCGACGACTGGGAGGGGGTCTGGAGCAGCTCGCGCGACCGGCTGGAGGATCCGCTGGCGGACCTGCGCCGGCGCAAGACCCGGGCCTTCGTCGCGGTGGCGCTGCAGGGCGAGGGGCCGGCCCGCGACCGGTTGGCCGCCTTCTACGACGACACCTCGGACCCGTCCCTGGCGGAGCTGGAGCAGGTGGCCGCGCTGATCGAGGAGTGCGGCGGCCGCGCCTGGCTGGAGGACCGGATCCGCGAACACGTCGGGCTGGCCGCCCGCGCGCTGCCCGGCGCGGTGCCCGACCCGGTCGCCCGGGCCGAACTCGCGGCCTTCGTGAGCATGATCACCGACGAGCTGCCGTAG
- a CDS encoding TetR/AcrR family transcriptional regulator: MPRGVTKRRPRTRAALLAAALEVFAEYGFHAAPIEQICERAGFTRGAFYSNFSSKEELFLALFDEHSERVVARITTLVDSIATENLTLQGLVEVLADIEPAERDWYLVTTEFTLYAIRDPQAGWALAQHDARLRAEIARCLTEHLARAGRTLTVDADELARLLIAIREGGLAQSYVEPEQLPPGQLERHFLVPLLTALTRERTDRPDPA; this comes from the coding sequence ATGCCCAGGGGAGTGACCAAGCGCCGCCCGCGCACCCGCGCCGCCCTGCTGGCGGCCGCACTGGAGGTCTTCGCCGAGTACGGCTTCCACGCGGCCCCGATCGAGCAGATCTGCGAGCGGGCCGGCTTCACCCGGGGCGCCTTCTACTCGAACTTCAGCAGCAAGGAGGAGCTCTTCCTCGCGCTGTTCGACGAGCACAGCGAACGTGTCGTCGCCCGGATCACCACCCTGGTCGACTCGATCGCCACCGAGAACCTCACGCTGCAGGGCCTGGTGGAGGTCCTCGCCGACATCGAGCCGGCCGAACGTGACTGGTACCTCGTCACCACCGAGTTCACCCTGTACGCCATCCGCGACCCGCAGGCCGGCTGGGCCCTCGCCCAGCACGACGCCCGGCTGCGCGCGGAGATCGCCCGCTGCCTCACCGAGCACCTGGCGCGGGCCGGCCGCACCCTCACCGTGGACGCCGACGAACTCGCCCGGCTCCTGATCGCGATCCGCGAGGGCGGGCTGGCGCAGAGCTACGTGGAGCCGGAGCAGCTCCCGCCCGGTCAGCTCGAACGCCACTTCCTCGTCCCCCTGTTGACCGCTCTCACCCGCGAACGGACGGACCGGCCCGACCCGGCCTGA